The DNA sequence CGGACATCCGGGAGCACCGGACTGACCGATGGACTACCGGACATCCGGGAGCACCGGCACGAGGCTGTTCCAGCGGGCGATCTCGCATCCGTCGCGGCGGCTCGCGGTGGTGTCCACGGCCCGCCCCTCCCAGGTGCCCACGATGCGCGCGGTGGCGTCACCGCCGTGGATCATCGTGCACATCGTGCCCTCGGGGGTCGGCCGGAACAGCTCCTGCCGCCCGGCCCGGGTGGCGCCGGCCTCCGCCAGCCGGTCACAGGCGGCCTGCCCCCGCGGGTGGTTGCCCCCCGTGGGCCCGCACTCCAGCTCGAAGGTGCCGTCGGCCCCGGCGATCCCGGTGTTCTCGACGGACACGGTGAGCCGCGTCAGCACCTCGTTCGCCTCACCCGCGCCCTTCCCGTTCCCGCCCTCCGGGAACCCGGGCAGCGGGACGGGCATGGGCAGCGGCCCGAGGGAGGGCCGGACGGCGGCGAACGGGCCGGAGGTGGGCTGGGCGGCGGGCACCGGAGCGGAGGAGACGGGGCCGGAGGAGCCGGGGCCGGAGGCGGTCGAGACCGGTACGGCGGTGGCGAGCGCGGCGAGCGAGACGACGGCGGTGAGGGCGAGACGGCGCAGCATGCGGTAGCTCCAGGATCTCCGCAGCACGGCGGCCACGGGCGGCGGTCGCGGACGATCACGGCCCCGCCCCGGAGCCACGGCTGACGGGCGGCTGACGGGCGACGACAACGGACGGAGACCGGGGCCCCCACCCCTCTCTAACGCGCACCGCGCCCGGACGTTGCGCCACCACGCCGAACTGCTTTGCCTGGGCACCCGGGGGCCTAGTAACGTTGACCGCGATTGGTGGCACGACGCTCGACTGTGTCATCATCTGCACGCACCACTCGCGTCCGCGCGAGGCGTGTGGAGGAGGCGTCGCCTAGTCCGGTCTATGGCGCCGCACTGCTAATGCGGTTTGGGTCTTAAAGCCCATCGAGGGTTCAAATCCCTCCGCCTCCGCTCCGTCCCGAAGCCCCGTGCCCCTGGCACGGGGCTTCGGTCGTTGGCACGGGGCTTCGGCCGTTCCGGGGCGAGTGAGGGCGCGGAAGGCGCGCCGGGCTGGTTCGGAGCCGGTTCGGGGCCGGTTCCGGAGGGGGGTCGAGATGAGCCTCGGAGGGCTGTTTCCGCAGGTCGGCAGCGGTGCGGCTAATGGATTTCGCGTCACGGCGCAGGTCATGTAATGTTGTTCTCGCAACGCCGACCGGGGAGAAAAAAGCCCGGAACGCCAAGCACTCGTAGCTTAACGGATAGAGCATCTGACTACGGATCAGAAGGTTGCAGGTTCGAATCCTGCCGAGTGCACAAGAAACACCAGGTCAAGGCCCTGATTCCTCCCCGGAGGATCGGGGCCTTCCTCGTTTCGTCTCACTTTTTCTCACACGCCTGTTGATCTTGGTCGCTCAGCCGAGCAGCTCGTTCAGCTTCTCGGACCCGGCCCGGAGTGACTGCGGGTCAGGGTGCACATAGATCCGCTTCGTGAAGGACAGGTCCGCGTGGCCGGCCCACGCCGACACCACGGTGTCCGGCACGCCGTTGTTCGCCATCCAGGAGAGGATCGCGTGACGGGCCATGTAGAGCGTCACCCGCCGCACTTCAAGCTGGTCCATCAGCTTGTACGCCTCGCGCCGCAGCTTGTCCGTCTTCCACGGGCGCCCCAGCTTGTCGACCATCACGTAGCCAGTGGCCTCGTATGCGTCTCCGGCGGCCAGCCGCTCGGCCACCTGGATCTTGCGGAATGCCTTGAGTCCGAGCCACGTAGGCAGGGGCAGCGGCAGGGCCCGCTCCCCGGCCTCGGACTTGGCGTCCTTCTCGACCACCACGGACCGCTGCCCGCGCGGCCGCTCCGGATCGTAGGCGAGAGTCCGGGTGTTGCCGATCGTGGTGGTGCCGCTCTCCAGGTCGATGTCCTGCGCCCATCGGGCGCCGCAGACTTCGGCCGGCCGCTCGGCGATGAAGGTCAGCATCCACCCGCCGTACTCCCGTACGCCGCGGATGCCCGTGAGGAACTGGCGCACCTCGGTCTCGTCCCACGGCGTCTTCTCGCGCTTCTTCGCGCGGGCTGCCTTGCGGGCCGCCTTCGGGACGGTGACGTACTCGGCGACGTTCCGCGTGAGGATGTTGCGCCGCATCCCGAGGATGAGCACGGCCCGCAGGCGGCCTAGCGTCAGGTCCACCGTCCGCACGCTGAGGCCGGTGCCCGGCGTCCCGCCGATCCGGCGAGCGCTGGTGAGCATCCACGTGACCATCTCGGTCACGTCGTCCTCCGTGAGCTGCTGCACCAGCATCGCGCCCAAGCGGATCTTCACGTACGCCATCGCGTCCACGTACGACCGTGCAGTCTTCACCTCTACGTCCGGCGTCACCGACGCAAGCCAGATGTCGACCAGCTGCTCCACCGTCATCTTCGACGGAGCGACAAGGGTCCCGCTCGCGCGCTGATGCTGAATCCGGGCGAGCTCGTTCTTGACCTCCCCGGACGTGTCCTTCGTCACCGTGAGCTGACGCCGCTTCCCAGTGGCCGGGTTCACTCCGATGTCGATCACGGCCCGGTAGCGGGTCTTTCCTCGCGCCGTGACCTTCTTGATCTCTGGCATGCTGTCCCTCCTGTCGGCCGGGGCGCCCATCGCCCTGGTCCGCCTACGCCAAAGTCCCCGCAGCCGTTACGAACTACCTGCGGCTGCGAGGACTTTGGCGGCCCTTAACTGCCCTCGATCCGCTTCCTGTGCTCCGGGCCGAGCCGACGCAAGGCCTCCTCCCGGACGCGCGGCGGTAGATCCATGAGGATGTCCACCGCCATCTGCACGCGCGGATCCGAGGGTGCGACGGTCGACCGCTCGTCGGCCGCCTCCTGGCGCCGGATCTCCCGCAGGATCTCCGCTGCGTCCTCTCGCCCCGCCCCTTCCAGCTGCTCGGGGTCGACGCCCACGACGTTCGCCATGTGGGCGAGCGTCTTGGCCGGCGCGGTGGTCGGGGTGAACGGGACGCGCCGGGTGTACCCCTGCTCGATGTGCCGCCACCGACCACCCCCCAGGCGGACCGGCGTCCGCTCTGCTGCCGCTTCTGGGCTTAGGCCTCGAGCCAACCGGGCGACCCGGATGACCTCGGCCTCGGGCGGTGGTGCGGGTGGGGGCGCGCTCACCACGGGAGTCCTCTCAGGATGCAGATCATCGAACTTCGTCGAACTTTATGACACCAGCGACGCCAGCGGTAGGCAACAACGATTTAGGGCAACCTAAGACTCATTCTTTCTTGTACTTCTTTGAACTTATGGCTACTGTGTCGGCCATGAAAGCTCACTACCAGGACCCCGCGCAGATCCGGCGGCGTCGGATCGAGGCTGGTCTGACGCAGGAGGCGCTGGCGAAACGGGCCAGGGCGTCCAAGGCGCACATATCCATGGTGGAGCGCGGTGTTGCTGGCGCGTCCGCGCCGCTCCTGTCTCGGCTGGCCGAGTCGCTCGGGTGCGAGGTCGCCGACCTGATGCCCCCGCCTGCAGTCCCGGCACCGGCTACGTCATGAGCAGCAACCCCGGGCCCACGCTCGACGAGGTGAAGGCGTGGCCAGCCACCGTTGGCGTCCCGGCCGCCGCCGAGGCGCTCGGCGTGAGCAGGGCCCACCTCTACGCCCTGGTCAGGTGTGGTGACGCACCCGTACGCATTCTCCGCTTCGGCAAGAGTCACCGCGTCGTCACCGCGTCGCTGGTCCGCCTGCTCGAGGCCGCCTGACCACACACAAACGGGGCCGCCCCGGACCGGGCCTGGTCCATAGGCGACCCCTGCACCAGCACATCTCAACTCAGCTGAGAGGTAACTGTGTCCAACTACCTTACCGAGGACCGGATCGCTGCCGCTCTCGCGACCGCGACCCAGCCCGAGGGCGAGACGCCCTGGCGACTGCTCCTCACCAAGCCCCCGACGACGTACGCCGACGTGCGCTCCGCGCTCACCCTCGCCCGGATGCCCGACGTCTGGCGGTTCTCCGGCAAGGACGAGCGGACGATCCTCGCCGAGGCCTCGCGCGCCGAAGTCGTGCACGGGCTCGCCCGTCGGGACGGCTACCTGCAGGCGCTGGCCGCCGCCGAGCACATGCTCAGCACCGCCCCGGTGCTCCCGACGCACATGGATGTCCGGCTGGCGCCGTGGGACGACGGCCCCTGCCTCGTGTTTTCGTTCCACAAGGAGCCCGCCGCCGTCCACGAGTTCGCGGCCCACTTCGGCACCCAGGTCACCGAACACCCGCACCTCGAGGTCGACATTCGTGTCGAGACGGTCGGCATCACCGAGTCCGGCGTTCGGTTCGAGGCGTACACCCTGGTCGATGGCCCGGCGGTGGCGGAATGAGCCTCCACACCACGATCACCGGCGCGGTCCTCGGCGTCCTGCCCGGTGCCTGCCCGGAGGCTCGGATCACCGTGGAGCAGCCGTTCCAGACCGGCCGGGACACCTGGACCGGCACCGTGTCCGGCCTCGCCCAACGGATCGCCAACGACATCGAGGGGAAGGACACCCGCGAGGGCGAGTCCACCCCGACGATCTCCGCTCGGGACGCCCGTACGACCGTCCTCGTCGCGATCGCCCGCGCCCTGCGCGAGCAACCCACCGGGGCCCGGCTCCTCGACGGCCTGGACGAACTCGGCGAGGCCGTCGTCCAGGCGGACCTCGGCGAGATCGCCGCGTGGGCGGACGCACTTGCCAGCCTGGCGCACGTCGACGACGCCCTCGGCGCCGCCACCGCGCAGCCCGCGGCCGCCCACACGGACTACCGGGCCGAGCACGAGAGCATCCACGTCGGCCACTACACCACCGAGGCCGAGGCCCGCAGGCACTGCGAAGCCCTGATCAGCGACGAACACCCGGCCGACCGGGCCCTCCTCTTCACGTGGGCCGGGCTCGGCGACGACGACGGCGACCCCGACGAGCCGTCCGAGCTCGTCGTCCAGGTCGACGGAGGGCCGCAGCAGTTCACCGGCTACGTCGTCGTCCCGATCGCGGTAGCCGCCGCGCACGACCCCGACGCCGAGTGATCCCGTGCCCGGCCACCTCTGGCTCCTCTGCTCCCTGATCGTTCTCGGCCTGGCCATCGGCGCACTGATCGCCGCCGGCTGGGCCGCCGACCACCGCATCACCACCACCCACAAGCACCGCAGGACCCCTGGGAGGGGCGCGTCATGACGCTCGTACAGCCCGAGAAGACCACCGAGAAGCCCGCGACGAACGTGAACCTGCAGGCGCTGTTGGACGAGTGCACCGCGGTGCACGCCCAGCGGCACGCCGAGATCCGCGAGGCGGAGCGTCAGGACAGCATCGACGCGGTCGAGTACGCGACCGCGGCCGCCGCGAAGACGTTCGGGGAGAAGGCGGCGGCTGCGCTCGGCCGCTGGCTGCCCGCCGAGATGATGGACGAGGGGTGTCTGCAGGCGTCCGTCGTGATCGCCCCCGGCGCCTACCTCACCCACACCACCGGCGAGAACGGATCCTGGTTCACGCTGCTGACGTCGTGCACCCGGTGCAGCACCTCCAGCGAGACCCGCATCTACAACCTGCTCACCCTGGCCGAGGCCCTCCACAAGTCCGGTGTCCGCTGATGGCGGCCGCCGGCTTCAACACCCCGTCGCGGGTGCGCCGCCCGAAGAACGCCAAGTCGGAGGCCGACGCGGCGTACGGGATGCCCCGCCTGATGATCTCGGCCGAGGCCCCCGGCAAGTGCACGACTCCCAAGTGCGGTTCCGTCGCGGACGCGATGGACGAGGCCGACCCGGTGCTGTCCGGGTGGACCCGCGCCGGCGTGTACGGGCCCACGGACCCGGACCGGGTCTGGTGCTCGGGACAGTGCGCGGCTTTCGGAGTCGCGCTCGCCGAGCTCCGCCTCACCCCCGTCGCCCGCGACCAGGCCGACACCGCCCGCAAGGCGGCCGCCGATGCCTGATGTCCTGCCCGTCCTCCTCCTGGCGGTACTCCTCGCCGTCGCCGTGCGCTGCCTCACCGCGGCGCTCCACACCGGTACCCGGGCCCCGGCCCAGGAGCCGTACCGGGACCCGCGCGACCTGGTCGCCTGCCACCGCCCGTCGTGCGGACACATGAGCTGGCCGCACGACGAGACACCCGAGGGCCTGCGCTGCACCCACTGCGGCCAGATCAACCCGGACTCGTGAGCGGCTCAGTCCGGCCGTGCGGCGACGTCGGCCTCCCGCACGGCCTGGTCTACGCCCGCCGGTACGTCACCGGCTGGAAGTGCGACCGGCACACGCCGAACGCCGTGCGCGGCCTGCCCGAGCCCCCGCCGGGGCCGGGCTGGCCGCCCGGCTCCTACCTCAACCACCCCGACCGCACCGAACCGCCCGACGAACTGGAGCCGCCGTCATGACGACCGCCGCCCGCCCCACCCCGGCCCACATGCCACGCCGCCGCCCCACCCCGGCCACCGCCGACACTCCGACCCTGGACAGTCGGCCGGCGCACCGGCAACCGTGGGAACGGGCCATCCTCGCGTCGTCGCTGCCCGGCAACCACCGCTTCGTCGCCATCGCCCTGGCCACCCACGCCGACGGCCGCGGGCACATCGCCCGCCAGCCCCGGGTGATCGGTCTCGTCCACGCCACCGGGCTCCACGTCCGCCAGGTCCACGTTGCCCTCGCCACCCTGATCGACCGCGGCTTCCTCCGCCGCCCCCCGGCCGACAGCCCCATCGACAACGTCGACCTGGTCCTCACCCTGCCCCCGGGCGCGCTCGCCCGCGCCCGCCGCGCCCACCAGGCCGCCCTGTAAAGCCTCTTGGAGTACCCGTGACCAATCTTCCGCACGACCCCTACATCACCGCCGTGATCGACGCCCTGGCCGCCGCCGGGCTGGAGCCGGACACCTGGTGGACGTCCGACGCCGAGATCGACCCTTACACCACCGGCGACGACGCGGGCTGCACCACGATGCTGACCTCCGTCATCGTCTGGGACGACACCAGGGCCGCCGAGGACGACGAGAGCGGCCGGGACGGCCTGTTCCTCTTCTGGGACCACCCGGCAGAGCAGTGGCAGTACGCGCGCCCCCGGCCCGAGGGCGGCAACACCGAGCCCGAGTACCTGCCCAAGCTCGGCCTCTACTCCGACCCGGACGCCGTCGCGAGCGCCGCCCGCGCCCTGCTGGACGGCCAGCCCTTCCCCGACGGTCACGCCCCGTACTGGCACCCGGCTGACACCGTCCGCACCGCCATCGCCGCGTGGGCCACCACTCCGTAACACCAACACCCCACCCTGGAGTACCCGTTGACCGCCGCCGTCGCGTACGCAGCAGCCCCCGCTGCTGCTGTGCCGTGCCCGGAGACGCCCCGCGCGTCGACCGGCGCCCGGCCGCGCACCGGCGGCGGTACGCGTGTGCGTGTGCCCCTGCGCCTGGTTGTAGGCGCTCAGTTCCGGGACTCGGCCCTGAGCGTCTACATCAAGATCGCAGCCCTCGCCATGCGCGCCGAGAACTGCCGCGCGAAGGTCACCACGCTCGCCTCGTACCTCGGCCTGTCCGTGTCCGAGGTCGAGCGCGCCCTGACTCAACTCACCACCGCCGGCAGCGACGGCATCGCCGAGGTCATCACCCGGCGGCACACCTCCCGCGACGGCGAGGGCGAGTC is a window from the Streptomyces sp. MMBL 11-1 genome containing:
- a CDS encoding SSI family serine proteinase inhibitor is translated as MLRRLALTAVVSLAALATAVPVSTASGPGSSGPVSSAPVPAAQPTSGPFAAVRPSLGPLPMPVPLPGFPEGGNGKGAGEANEVLTRLTVSVENTGIAGADGTFELECGPTGGNHPRGQAACDRLAEAGATRAGRQELFRPTPEGTMCTMIHGGDATARIVGTWEGRAVDTTASRRDGCEIARWNSLVPVLPDVR
- a CDS encoding tyrosine-type recombinase/integrase, which produces MPEIKKVTARGKTRYRAVIDIGVNPATGKRRQLTVTKDTSGEVKNELARIQHQRASGTLVAPSKMTVEQLVDIWLASVTPDVEVKTARSYVDAMAYVKIRLGAMLVQQLTEDDVTEMVTWMLTSARRIGGTPGTGLSVRTVDLTLGRLRAVLILGMRRNILTRNVAEYVTVPKAARKAARAKKREKTPWDETEVRQFLTGIRGVREYGGWMLTFIAERPAEVCGARWAQDIDLESGTTTIGNTRTLAYDPERPRGQRSVVVEKDAKSEAGERALPLPLPTWLGLKAFRKIQVAERLAAGDAYEATGYVMVDKLGRPWKTDKLRREAYKLMDQLEVRRVTLYMARHAILSWMANNGVPDTVVSAWAGHADLSFTKRIYVHPDPQSLRAGSEKLNELLG
- a CDS encoding helix-turn-helix domain-containing protein, which translates into the protein MKAHYQDPAQIRRRRIEAGLTQEALAKRARASKAHISMVERGVAGASAPLLSRLAESLGCEVADLMPPPAVPAPATS
- a CDS encoding DNA-binding protein; its protein translation is MSSNPGPTLDEVKAWPATVGVPAAAEALGVSRAHLYALVRCGDAPVRILRFGKSHRVVTASLVRLLEAA